The genomic DNA GGTTATTTCGCGGATAATGCCGGCCGCCTGGCTAGCGGGCATGTCGGCGGGGGTAGGGGCCTGCGCCCGGCTGGCCGGGGCCGCCGCCAGCAGCAAAAGCGCCGACAGACCGGCAGCTACCGCCAGCCGGCGAAAAACGCGAGGAAGAAGGAGCATTGCGGGGCTTGGTTGGTAATTATTAACTGACAGCTAGTTGTCATTGCTTGCTGCGCAACGCGCTCGCTATGACGGACGATTAGCGGGAAGTCCAGTATAAAGACAACGTTACGGCCGACCTTTTTCGTTTAACGAAACAGCGACTAACAGTGGTCGCTGCTACCCCGCCCCTTTCCTTCAGCCATGACCACCACCGCTCATTTGGACACTGACCCCGCTACGCCGGCCGTGCGGGTGCAGCCCGGCGTTCCGTTCCGGCTCGCCGACATTGACCCGAATAACACCGAGCCATTTTCCCGTCACCAAAAAAAGCTGCGCGAGCGTCAGCAAGAACTGCGCAAGCAGCTCAGCGACTACCAGGTAAACCTCTACGCGGAGGACCGCCGTAGCCTGCTGCTCGTGTTTCAGGCAATGGACACCGGCGGCAAGGACGGCACTATCCGGGTGCTGCTCACGGGCGTGAACCCGGCCGGCATCGAAGTGGAATCTTTCAAGCAGCCCAGCGCCGAAGAGCTGGCCCACGATTTTTTGTGGCGCATTCACCAGCACACGCCGGGCAAAGGCCGCATCGGGGTCTTCAACCGCTCGCACTACGAGGATGTGCTCGTGACGCGGGTCCACGGCCTCATCCAGCCCCTCACCTGGCAGCAACACTACCAGGACATCATCAACTTCGAGCAATTACTAACCCGCAGCGGCACCCGCGTTATCAAGTTCTTCCTCTACATCTCGAAAGAAGAGCAAGCCAAGCGCCTGCAATCCCGCCTCGACAAACCTAAAAAACGCTGGAAATTTCAGCCCGACGACCTCAAGGAGCGCGCCCTCTGGGACAGCTACCAGGTGGCCTACCAGGAAGCCCTGGCCGCTACCTCTACCCTCGATAGTCCTTGGTACGTGATTCCGGCCAACAGCAAGCGCGCCCGCGACCTGGCCGTCGCCGAAATCGTAGTGGCCGCCCTGGCCGAGATGAACCCCCAGCCGCCCGCCGCCACCTTCGACGTGGCCGCGCAGGTAATTAAGTAAGGAGTAGTAAGAGCAAGGGGAGTAAGTTGAGTAAAGTCGTTCAGAGTAGTTGAACGACCTTACTCAACTTACTCCCCTTGCTCTTACGCCCTATCTTATTCGAGATGGCAACGGGGAGTAGCGCGAACTACAACGTTCGCGCTACTCCCCGTTGCGTAACAGCAGTTACTCCCCTTGCTCTTACTACGCAACGCTAGTTCATCCAGAGCGTGGCCACCTGCTCGAAGCGGTGGGCGGCAAAGGCGCCGTAGGGGCGCTCGGCATAAAAGCCCAGCACGTGCACGTGGGCTCTGCCGGTTTGGGCGTGGGGTAGCACGCGCACCGGATACACGCGGCCGGCCGTGGGCCAGTCGCCGACGTAGCCCGTGGGGCGGGCCGTGTCGTCGATGCAGCGGGCAAATTGCTGCACGGGAAGGGGGGTAGGGAGCTGTGTCTTACGCATGACCAAAGATACGAAAAATTTGTATAAACTAAAAATTTTGGCAAAAATAATCCGGCGTAAAATCTCCCATTCAGGCGCGTTAACTGGGTGAAAACAAAATGAATCGGTTAGTTGTTGGGGCGGGGTTAGATTTACTAATATGGCTGGCTAATGATTGTTAGTCCCACTGCCTATTTACGCGAAAACCGTGCCGACCAGATTCAGGGTCAGCACGGTTTTTTTAGCGTGGCACGGGGCGGCTCAGCGCTTATTCAAATCCACCGCCTGGTAAGCGATGAGCAGGTCGGTGCGGGTGCCCGGCGGGCGGTAATACACCAGCAGGTCGTACTGGTTTTCGGTTTCTTGGTGGGTGCCTTCGAAGTAAATTTCGTCGGGCGCGGCCCCGGCGCGCTTGGGGGCCACGGCGTAATCGTAGTTGTAGTAGCCCTGCTTGAGCAGCGCGTGGCCGGTGTAGCGCTGTTGCAACGAGTCGTACGTCAGCCGAAACTCATCCTTGAGCTGCCAGTCGCTGAGCGCGCCAAATATGTACACCGGGCCGGGCGCGGGCTGCGCGGCCTTCAGGTTGAAGGTAACCTGGGCATAGTCGGCATTATAGGCCCCGTTGCCGTACTCGCGATTTTCGAATACGCGCTGGCCGTTGGCATCCACATACTGGTTGTAGGCCAGGCCGTTGCGGGTGGACTCTTCGAGCAGCTCCACCTGTGTCGGGGTGCCCTGGCGCAGCAGCCGCGCCACGCCCATGCCATTGGCCTGCAAGGAGCGGGTATCGAAGTAGCGGTACTCGCTCAGGCCCGGAAAAGCGTTTTCGTAGTTGATATACTGGTATTGCAGCACGCGGTCGGCATCGCTCACGAAGGTGGGGGTAAGGTTGTAGTGCGCATTGTCCCAGCGGAAATTCTGGCGCAGCACCACCTTCACCTCGGCGGCCGGGTTCACCAGCGCCACGGCGCTGTAATTGATGTTGAAGTTGAGCTGCTGGTAGGCGTAGCGCGCATCCAGGCCGCCGGCCAGAATGCCCTGTTGCAGCGTCGCAACCACTTGGTTTTCATACACTAGCATCCGGCGCGAGAGCAGCGGCGCGCCCGCCTGGTTCTGCACCACCAGCAGGTAATTGCCACTGAGCTTCACGCGCGGCACCTGCAAGGTGTAGTGGTAATAAGGCACTTTAGTATTGACCGAGGTCTGGTAGTTGGTGAGCGTAAACTCGTTTATCTCGCTCAGAAACTGCATGTCCGTGATTTGCGAGGGCGTCCAGTTCAGGTCGCAGTTAATGAGCTTGGCCGTGAGGCGCGGCGCTTGCTCGCCCAGCACGTCAAACTCCAGCGTCACGGGCTGCTCCTGGCTCAGCGGCACGATGGGCGGGTTGAAAATGTCAGTGGCCTGGCCCGTGGGCACGTAGCACTGCACGCTGCGCACGCTGGGGTCATATATATAGTCGAGGTAGCGCAGCGTGCGGTCGGCGTAGTATTCGGCCGGTTTCTGCTGGCTCACGGGCGCGTTGGGGTTGGTGATGGGGGTGCCCAGCGGCACGCAGCCGGCCGCCAGCAGCAGCAGGGGGTAGGAGAGGGGGCGAAAGCGCATGGAACGAAAGTACGGCCGTTCGTTTGGCGCGGCCGGCCGGCGCGCTACATTCGCCCGGTGGCTCCCAGTGCCGGTGTGAGCCGCAGCCGGCCTGGGTCGGGGTTTGGCCCTGGTCATTTCAACAAAACACAGCCGCTCCTCAACTTAAATGAAGCTTCGGGAAATCGTAAAACTGCTTGATGGCCAGTCCAACGCCACGCGGCGCGCGCTGATTATTGAGCATCTCGACGCGCTGGGCGTTCGCTACGTGGAGCAGAAATACGCCACTGGCACCAACCTGCTCGTCGATTTGGGCCGGGCAGCCGGTAAAATCGGGGTGGGTACGCACTTCGACCGCGTGCCCGTTTCGGCCGGGGCCAATGACAATGGCTCGGCCATTGCCGTCGGCCTCGATATTATTCGCAAGCACCAAAAAGCCGGCAGCGAAGCCGGCGTGCGGGTGTTTTTTTTCGACGAAGAGGAAGCGGGCCTCAAGGGCTCGCGGGCCTATGTTGCGCACTACGGCATCGCCAACCTGGCGGGGCTGCTCAATATGGAGCTGGTCGGAATGGGCGATAAGTTTGCCCTGTGGCCTGTAGATGGCTCACGCAGTGGGCCGCTGCTTCAGGCATTTGAGGCAGTTGCCCGGCGCCAGCAAATAAGTTGCCGCCGGTTTGACCAGATAGTGACCAACACCGCCGACCACGTGCCTTTTCGCCAAGCCGGGCTGCGCGACACCTTTACCCTAACGTGCATCACGGACCAGGATATGGCGATTGCGCAGCACTATTTCCAGGCCCTGGCGCAGCAGGCCGACACCACCAAGCTGATGGAAATACTGGCGCAGGCCCCGTTGTTCAGGCACTACCACCAGCCCACCGATACGTACGAAAAGCTGAGTGAAGCTGCGCTAGCCATGACGTCGGCCGCCTTTTGGGAAACCATTCTGGCTGCCCAATAAAGTTCTGGCCAACCTGAAATAAAGCCCCGTTGCAGCAGCACGGCAGGTTAGTTTTTGAGCGTACGCAAATTAGCAGGGGGTAGTACGCAGAAATGTGCGCTACCCCCTGCTAATTTGCGTACGAAGCAGGAATGCCCGCTGTCTGTGTTCCAGATTGCCAAGCGAGCATTCTCCCGTCGCCAATAATTCGAAATAAATCTTCCTGTATGAATAAAAATGCTCTTTTTCTCAGCCTGCTTATTTCGGTAGTCTGTAGCTCATGCTCCGTTAAATTAGCCGCGCTGGTTGATAAAACTCCTGAGCAGATACAAGCTGCCTACAAGGTGACAAAAGACGTATCCTACGGTGCTGATAAGGAGCAGGATATGGACATTTATCTGGCAGAAAATGTCAAGCAGTTAAAAAGTAAAAACTACACCATCGTTTTTCTGCACGGTGGCGGCTATTATATCAGCGACAAGTCGCGTGAGGAGCGGTACATTCAGCCTTATCTGAAAAAAGGCATGAATGTGGTCAATCTGAATTACCGAATTAAACGCGGAATTCCTGTTGCCACCGAAGATTTAACCTACGCGCTGAATTTTTTGAAAGCCCACAACGATACGTATCACCTGAATCTAGACCGGGTAATTCTGACGGGCTTTTCGGCCGGCGCGCACATCGCCAGCATGGTGGCGGTAACGGCTAACGACCCGACTTACCCCAACAAGCTGGACGCGGGAATTAAAATTGCCGGAGTTATCAACTTCTCCGGCCCGGTCGATGGCTTAGACGTGGTGGAAAAGGTATTTATGAGCAACGACGTGCCCATTATGAAGGAAATCGGTTTCGCGCTTTTCCCGGAAACCACCGATTATGCGCCCAAAGAGCTTATTCGAAAATACGAGCCGATAACGTATTTTGATAAAAACGACCCGCCGTTTTTTATCTGGCACGGCGGCAAAGACGACCAGGTGCCGCCCGAAACCTTTGTAAAATTCGTGGATTTGCTCAACGAAGACAAGCAAAAGAACGAAGTTCTTTTTATACCGCAAGGCCTTCACAGCCCCAATTCCGGCGAGCTAAAAGACGCTTACGTGGAGATATTTAAGTTTCTGGATAAGAAATAGTGCCTGCTCAGAAGGTTTCGAATTAATTAAAAAACGTCATGCTGAATAAAGTGAAGCATGACGTTCTTTCAATAGAACTTACTCAAATCGTCTGTCATTGCGAGCGAAGCGCGGCAATCGTACCCGAACGATGCCCGAACGATTTCGTTCTGGTGCGATTGCTTCGCTTTGCTCGCAATGACAAACGATTTGCGTGAGTCCTAATAAGAAATCTTACATTTCCGCTAGCATTTCCCAACGGTCATTCATCTTGGCCAAGTCCTTTTTGACCTGCTCAAATTTCACCGTTGTGTCTTTTAGCTGTGACGTGTTTTGATAAATTTTCGGGTCGGCCAATTGCTTTTCATAGATGGCCATTTCCTTTTCCAGCTTGTCGATAGTGGCTTCTACCTCGGCTATTTCGCGCAGGGCTTTCTTTTGGTCGGGCGAAGCGGTTTTAGTGGGAGTGGCTTCGGTTTTCTTCTCTTCTTTGGGCTGGGGCTTGCTGGCCGAAGGGCTGGGTAGGCCGGCTTTTTTGGCGGCTTTCTCGCGGTCCTCCTGCCAAAGCTCATACTCGGCGTAGGTGCCGGGGTATTCCTTGAGCTGGAAGTCTTCGATATACCAGATTTTGGTGGCCACGTTTTCCACGAAAAACCGGTCGTGACTGATGACGATAAACGTGCCCTCATACTGCTCCAGGGCCTGAATGAGGATGTTGACCGACACCATATCCAGGTGGTTGGTCGGTTCGTCGAGCAGCAGGAAATTGGCTTCCGAAATCAGGGTTTTGGCCAGCGCCACGCGGCTTTTCTCGCCGCCGCTGAGCACCTTGATTTTCTTGAATACTTCCTCGCCGGTGAACAGAAACGAGCCGAGTACCGAGCGCAATTCCATGTCGTTGCGCTTCGAGCCAGCCTCGCTCATCTCCTGCAAAATCTCGTTTTCCAGGGTCAGCGATTCAAGCTGATGCTGGGCGTAGAACGACATGATGACGTTGTGGCCGAGCTGGTGCTTGCCATCGGTGGGGGCTTCGGTGCCGGCCACGAGGCGCATGAGCGTCGATTTGCCCTTGCCGTTGGCCCCGATGAGCGCGATTTTATCACCCCGCTCAATGTGCACGTTGGTATCGCGGAAAATCAGCTTCTGGTCGTACTTCTTGGTCACATGCTCCATACGCAGCACGTGGCGACCGGGCTCCACCTTGAAGGTGAATTTCATGTTGATTTTGGCCGCGTCCTGGGCCACGTCCTCAATGCGCTCCATTTTATCGAGCGCCTTCACGCGGCTCTGGGCCTGCTTGGCTTTGCTGGCCTTGGCCTTGAAGCGCTCGATAAATTTTTCGGCCTGCCGAATCTGGGCCTGCTGGTTTTCGAAAGCACCTTTTTGGATGAGGTTACGCTCTACCTTTTCCTCCAGATAATAGGAATAATTACCAGCGTAGGGCACGAGCTTGCCGCCCAGCACCTCCACGGTAGTATTGGTGGTGCGGTCGAGAAACGCGCGGTCGTGGCTCACGATAATAACGGCGCCCTCGTAGTCGGCCAGGTAGTTTTCTATCCACTTGATACTGGGCAGGTCCAGGTGGTTGGT from Hymenobacter psoromatis includes the following:
- a CDS encoding ABC transporter ATP-binding protein — protein: MISISDLDFHFGSRALYDNASLHIKPKDKIGLIGLNGTGKSTLLRLLVGEYKADGGSISMSKEVSLGFLNQDLLSYDTHESILNVAMQAFAEALELQKKIDAILIEFETNYTDDLVEKLADLQERFEALGGYTMQSKAEEILEGLGFTTEELLKPLKSFSGGWRMRVMLAKILLQQPSLLLLDEPTNHLDLPSIKWIENYLADYEGAVIIVSHDRAFLDRTTNTTVEVLGGKLVPYAGNYSYYLEEKVERNLIQKGAFENQQAQIRQAEKFIERFKAKASKAKQAQSRVKALDKMERIEDVAQDAAKINMKFTFKVEPGRHVLRMEHVTKKYDQKLIFRDTNVHIERGDKIALIGANGKGKSTLMRLVAGTEAPTDGKHQLGHNVIMSFYAQHQLESLTLENEILQEMSEAGSKRNDMELRSVLGSFLFTGEEVFKKIKVLSGGEKSRVALAKTLISEANFLLLDEPTNHLDMVSVNILIQALEQYEGTFIVISHDRFFVENVATKIWYIEDFQLKEYPGTYAEYELWQEDREKAAKKAGLPSPSASKPQPKEEKKTEATPTKTASPDQKKALREIAEVEATIDKLEKEMAIYEKQLADPKIYQNTSQLKDTTVKFEQVKKDLAKMNDRWEMLAEM